In Arachis stenosperma cultivar V10309 chromosome 1, arast.V10309.gnm1.PFL2, whole genome shotgun sequence, one DNA window encodes the following:
- the LOC130961351 gene encoding cytochrome P450 84A1-like: MDYLLQHEPIIRMALLFAIPLLLLLPLVSRKLRQTTPFPPGPKGLPIIGNMNIMDQLTHRGLASLAKQYGGVLHLRMGFLHMVAISNPEGARQVLQVHDNIFSNRPATIAISYLSYDRADMAFAHYGPFWRQMRKLCVMKLFSRRRAESWQSVRDEVDTAIKTVSKNFGKPVNIGELVFNLTKNIIYRAAFGSNSQEGQNEFIFILQEFSKLFGAFNLADFIPYLGWIDPQGINARLVKARGALDRFIDKIIDEHVEKNRKKDHGKFDEESDMVDELLAFYGEEAKLNNESDDLQNSIRLTKENIKAIIMDVMFGGTETVASAIEWAMAELIRNPNELKRVQQELATVVGLDRRVEEADFEKLPYLKCVIKETLRLHPPIPLLLHETAEDATVSGYLVPKGSRVMINAWAIGRDKDSWEDPESFRPSRFLEEGVADFKGSNFEFIPFGSGRRSCPGMQLGLYALELAVAHLLHCFTWELPDGMKPSEMDMSDVFGLTAPLATRLFAVPAKRVTCSL, from the exons ATGGATTACTTACTTCAACATGAACCAATAATACGAATGGCTCTATTGTTCGCCATCCCACTTTTACTTCTTCTGCCTTTGGTGTCACGAAAACTTCGTCAAACGACACCGTTTCCGCCAGGGCCAAAGGGGTTGCCGATCATTGGAAACATGAACATCATGGACCAACTTACACACCGGGGTCTTGCCAGCCTGGCAAAACAATACGGCGGCGTTTTGCACCTCCGCATGGGGTTCCTCCACATGGTTGCGATTTCGAACCCGGAGGGAGCACGCCAAGTACTCCAGGTGCACGATAATATCTTCTCCAACCGCCCTGCCACCATAGCCATCAGTTACCTTTCTTACGACCGTGCTGACATGGCTTTCGCTCACTACGGCCCCTTCTGGCGTCAGATGCGTAAGCTCTGCGTCATGAAGTTATTTAGCCGTAGACGAGCGGAGTCATGGCAGTCCGTAAGAGACGAGGTTGATACCGCGATTAAAACCGTAAGTAAAAATTTCGGAAAACCCGTGAATATTGGTGAGCTTGTATTTAACCTcaccaaaaatattatttataggGCCGCGTTCGGGTCTAATTCGCAAGAAGGTCAAAATGAGTTCATTTTTATATTACAAGAGTTTTCTAAGCTCTTTGGAGCTTTTAACCTTGCGGATTTCATTCCATATCTGGGATGGATTGATCCGCAAGGAATTAACGCCCGGCTCGTCAAAGCGCGCGGAGCGTTGGATAGATTCATAGACAAAATTATCGATGAACACGTggagaaaaacagaaaaaaggATCACGGCAAGTTTGATGAAGAAAGTGACATGGTTGATGAGTTGTTAGCGTTTTATGGTGAGGAGGCTAAGTTGAATAATGAATCTGATGATTTGCAGAACTCCATCAGACTAACAAAGGAGAATATCAAAGCCATAATCATG GACGTGATGTTCGGAGGCACGGAAACGGTGGCATCGGCGATAGAATGGGCGATGGCAGAACTCATTAGGAACCCAAATGAGCTGAAGCGCGTGCAACAAGAACTCGCCACCGTCGTTGGCCTCGACCGGCGCGTGGAGGAGGCAGACTTCGAGAAGCTTCCCTATCTGAAATGCGTGATCAAAGAAACCTTGCGCCTCCACCCGCCAATCCCCCTCCTCCTCCACGAGACAGCGGAGGATGCAACGGTGTCCGGATACTTGGTCCCGAAAGGGTCGCGCGTGATGATCAACGCGTGGGCAATAGGGAGGGACAAAGACTCGTGGGAAGACCCTGAAAGTTTTAGGCCTTCACGGTTCTTGGAGGAAGGAGTGGCGGATTTCAAGGGTAGTAACTTCGAGTTCATTCCATTCGGGTCGGGTCGGAGGTCGTGCCCCGGGATGCAATTGGGGCTTTATGCGTTGGAGTTGGCAGTGGCACACCTTCTCCATTGCTTCACGTGGGAGTTGCCTGATGGGATGAAGCCGAGTGAGATGGATATGAGTGATGTGTTTGGACTCACTGCTCCTCTAGCTACTCGTCTCTTTGCTGTTCCCGCTAAGCGGGTCACCTGCTCTCTCTAA